The region GGAAGTTATTTCGACCTCTTCCCGCTGCGGGGGCTGGTCTCCGCCGATTTCAGCTCCCTGCCGTGGTATCAGAAAATCACTGACTATCTCTGGCATATCACGCTGCCGGTGCTGGCCACGGTCATCGGCGGGTTCGCGGCCCTGACCATGTTGACCAAAAACGCCTTTCTCGATGAAATTCGTAAGCAGTACGTTGTCACGGCCCGCGCCAAGGGCGTGAGCGAGAAGCAGATCATGTGGAAACACGTGTTCCGTAACGCCATGCTGCTGGTGATCGCCGGGTTTCCGGCCACGTTCATCGGCATGTTTTTTACCGGCTCGCTGCTGATAGAGGTCATGTTCTCACTCAACGGCCTGGGGCTGCTGGGCTATGAGGCTACCGTGTCGCGCGACTATCCGGTGATGTTCGGCACACTCTATATTTTCACCCTGATTGGCCTGCTGCTGAATATCATCAGTGATATCAGCTATACGCTGGTCGATCCCCGAATCGATTTTGAGGGCCGCTGATGCCGCGTTTAAGCCCCGTCAACCAGGCCCGCTGGGCCCGTTTTCGCCACAACCGCCGCGGCTACTGGTCGCTGTGGATTTTTGCCGTGCTGTTTGCCTTAAGCATGTGTTCGGAACTGATCGCCAACGACAAGCCGTTGCTGGTGCATTTTAACGACCGCTGGTACGTGCCGGTTATCGCCAACTACAGCGAAAGCGACTTCGGCGGCCCGTTTGCAACACCGGCGGAGTATCAGGATCCGTGGCTTCGCCAGCAGATCGAACAGCACGGCTGGGCGCTCTGGGCGCCGGTGCGCTTTGGCGCCAACAGCATTAACTTCGCCACCACGACTCCGTTCCCTTCCCCGCCCTCCGCGCAAAACTGGCTGGGAACCGATGCTAACGGCGGCGACGTGCTGGCGCGCATCCTGTACGGCACGCGAATCTCGCTTCTCTTTGGGCTGATGCTGACAATATTCTCCAGCGTAATGGGCGTCGTGGCGGGCGCCGTTCAGGGCTACTACGGCGGGAAAATTGATCTGTGGGGCCAGCGGGTGATTGAAGTCTGGTCAGGCATGCCAACGCTGTTCCTGATCATCCTGCTTTCCAGCGTGGTGCAGCCTGGCTTCTGGTGGCTGTTAGGTATCACCGTCCTGTTCGGCTGGATGGCGCTGGTGGGCGTGGTGCGCGCGGAGTTCCTGCGTACCCGCAATTTCGACTACATTCGCGCCGCGCAGGCGCTTGGCGTGAGCGACCGGGGGATTATCTTCCGCCACATGCTGCCCAACGCGGTAGTGGCAACGCTCACCTTCCTGCCGTTTATTCTGTGCAGCTCGATCACCACCCTCACCTCGCTGGATTTTCTTGGTTTCGGGCTACCGCTGGGTTCCCCGTCGCTCGGCGAACTGCTGCTGCAGGGTAAAAACAACCTGCAGGCGCCGTGGTTAGGCATCGCCGCCTTTCTTTCCGTGGCCGTGCTGCTGTCGCTGCTGATTTTTATTGGCGAAGCCGTGCGCGATGCCTTCGATCCGAACAAGGCGGTATAAAATGACCCAGCCTCTTCTTAGTATTGATAACCTGTCGATTGCTTTTTCAAAGCAGGGCGAGACGCGCACCGTGGTCACCGACCTGTCGCTGCAGATCCAGACCGGGGAAACGCTGGCCCTGGTGGGCGAGTCGGGTTCAGGCAAGAGCGTTTCGGCACTCTCTATCCTGCGCCTGTTGCCGTCCCCGCCGGTGAGCTACCCGCAAGGGGATATTCTGTTTCACGGCAGCTCGCTGCTGCATGCCGACGAACATACCCTGCGCGGTATTCGCGGCAACAAAATCGCCATGATCTTCCAGGAGCCGATGGTTTCCCTCAACCCGCTGCACAGCCTGGAGAAACAGCTCTATGAAGTGCTCTCCCTGCACCGGGGGATGCGCAAAGAGGCCGCGCGGGGAGAAATTCTGGACTGTCTGGAGCGAACAGGCATACGCAATGCGGCCAAACGGCTGAATGATTTTCCGCATCAGCTTTCCGGCGGCGAACGCCAGCGGGTGATGATCGCCATGGCCCTGCTCACTCGCCCCGAGCTGTTGATTGCCGACGAGCCCACAACGGCGCTGGACGTGACGGTACAGGCGCAAATATTGACGCTGCTGCGGGAGCTGCGTGACGAGCTGAACATGAGCCTGCTGTTTATCACGCACAACCTGAGCATTGTGAGAAAGCTGGCCGACAGCGTCGCGGTGATGCAAAACGGACGATGCGTTGAACAGGATACCGCGTCCACGCTGCTGAGCGCGCCGCAGCACCCCTATACGCAGCGTTTGCTCGACAGCGAACCCTCCGGCGACCCGGTTCCCCTCAAGGCGGACAGCACACCGCTGCTGCGCGTTGAGGATCTGTCCGTCTCGTTCCCGATCCGCAAAGGTATTTTGCGACGCATCGTCGACCAGAATCCGGTGCTGAAACACATCCGCTTCTCGCTGCGCCCGGGAGAATCCCTGGGGCTGGTGGGCGAATCCGGTTCCGGCAAAAGCACCACCGGTCTGGCGCTGCTGCGCTTAATTACCTCGCAGGGCGAGATCTTCTTTGACGATATGCCGCTGCACCGCTGGAACCGCCGCCAGATGCTGCCCGTGCGGCCCCGCATGCAGGTGGTGTTTCAGGATCCCAACTCCTCGCTTAATCCACGGCTCAGCGTGTTACAGATTATCGAAGAGGGTCTGCGCGTACATCAGCCCGGCCTGAACGCTCAGCAGCGAGAGCAGGAAGTTATGCGGGTGATGGCCGAAGTGAGCTTAGATGCCGGGACGCGCCACCGCTATCCGGCTGAATTCTCCGGCGGGCAGCGCCAGCGTATCGCCATTGCCCGCGCGCTGATCCTGAAGCCGGAGCTGATCATTCTGGATGAACCAACGTCGTCGCTGGACAGAACCGTTCAGGCGCAGATCCTGGCCCTGCTGAAAGGGCTTCAGGAAAAGCACAGGCTGGCCTATATATTTATCAGCCACGATCTTCAGGTGGTACGAGCGCTATGCCATCAGGTGATTGTGTTGCGACAGGGAGAAGTGGTCGAGCAGGGTGAGTGCCAGCGCGTATTTAGCGCGCCAACGCAGCGCTACACGCGCCAGCTGTTGTCGGCAGACTAGCGGTCAGAACGGGTACTGGCCGGAGAAAGGCTCCGCGATGGCAACGCCAAAATTCTTCAGACGGCAGGTGGCGGCAAACTCGTCCTGGCTCTTCACAAACAGGCACGGCTCACCTTCACACTCCAGCACGGAGCTATCCACTTCGATATCCGTCAGGGCCTGACTGAGACGCTCCATCACCCGCCATGCATTTTCGTCGCTCGGGCTCAACAGCTTGAGTGCTACCAGGCAGTTTTCACAGCCCGTGACGTTTTGCGGAATCGGTTCAACTTTCGAACCTGCAAAACCCGTCGACCAGCGATAGCTCTGGGGCAAGCGATGGACAATGGAGAGTTGTAATGTATTCACGTTCGTTCCCCGGAAGCAAAATTTACTTCACAATTTATTTACATTTATAGTAACACATCATCGCCAGCCTGCACTATTCAGCGCTTTTTTATCCGTTTCCTGGCTCGCGTCGGCGCTATATGTACCCGTTTCTGCGATCTAACTCAACCTTTTTGAATACAATGATGTGACTTTTTACACAAATAGATTTTACATAAAATAAACAAACACGGAATAAACGAACGGGGGTTTGGTTGATATGCATCAACAAAAAAGGCCCTGCCGGGCCTTCTCTGTGTTTTAGTGGGCCGCTTTTCGCGGTCGGCTGGCGTAAAGATAGAAGAGTATCGAGCTGGTTGCGCAAAAAGCCATCGCCCACAGCATGGGCCATGCCGTCGTAAAGGTAGCCATCGAAAGCAACGCGCCAACAATAGCGCCGATGCCGAAGCGGAACGTCCCCGCCAGGGAAGAGGCGGTGCCCGCCATATGCGGAAACTCATCCAGGATCACCGCCATCGCATTAGATGACACCATCGACACGCAGCCGACAAAGGCCGCTACGCCGACCACCAGCGCCCAGAAGCCCACGCCCAGAAACGCGCTCACCACCAGCCAGATAGCCATCACAAACTGGATCCACAGCCCGGCGCGGAACATGTTCAGCGCCCCCACCCGCCGGACAAAACGGCTGTTGATGATGGTCATGATGAACAGGAAGACGATGTTAAGCGCAAAGTAATAGCCGAAGTGCTGCGGCGAAACGTGGTTCAGCTCGATGTAGACAAACGGCCCGGCGCTCAGGAAGGAGAACATCCCGGCGAAGCTGAACCCGCTTGCCAGCATATAGCTGAGCACGCGCTTATGGCGAAACAGCGAGGCAAAGTTGCCGATGGTGGTACGGATGTGGAATTTCTGACGGCGCTCGACGGGAAGCGTTTCATCAATAAAGAAGAAGATCATCGCCGAGGCCAGCAGCGCGGCCAGGGCCAGGATCCAGAAAATCACATGCCAGCTAAACCACACCAGCACCGCACCACCGGCCATCGGGGCCACCAGCGGCGCAATCGTCGTCACCAGCATGACAAACGACATCATGCGGGAGAACTCTTCTTTCGGGTAGATATCGCGCATCAAGGCGTTAATCACCACGCTTGCTGCTGCCGCCGCCAGACCGTGGAAGAAGCGCATGATAATCAGATGATCGATGGTCTGCGCCAGCGCACAGGCCACCGCTGCGGCTGCAAAGACCAGCGTCCCGCCCAGAATAACGGGCTTGCGTCCAAGGCTGTCCGCCATCGGGCCATAAAACAGCTGGCCAAGGGCAAAGCCGAGAATATAGGTGCTGAGCGTCATCTGCGCGCTGCCCGCCGGAACGCCAAACTGCGCGGAAATGACCGGCAGCGCGGGCAGGTACATATCAATAGACAGCGGCATCAGCATGGCCAGCAGGCCAAGAATGAAGACGATTTTGAACGACGAGTGTGGCCTGGTGGTCACAGAGCTCTCCTGAAATTAGTGCGAAGGCAGACCGACGCTGGCGATCTCTTCTTCCGTTAACGGGCGATATTCGCCTGGCGCCAGGTCGGGATCGAGTTCGATCGCACCAATCCGCTCACGATGCAGGCCAACAACGTGGTTCCCCACCGCGGCAAACATACGTTTCACCTGATGGTAACGCCCTTCGCTGATGGTCAGACGGACCTCCGTCGGCGCGATCACCTCAAGCACGGCGGGTTTGGTCAGATCTTTTTCATTATGCAGCTGAACGCCTTTCGTGAATTGCTCTGCCGTGTCATCCGATACCGGCGACTCCAGCGTGACCAGATAGGTTTTCTCGCAGTGGTGACGCGGGGAAGTAATGCGATGCGACCACTGCCCGTCGTCGGTCATCAGCACCAGACCGGTGGTATCGATGTCGAGGCGGCCTGCGGCGTGCAGCTTGTGCGCCACCGGCTCGTCGAGGAAATAGAGCACCGTCGGGTGATCGGGATCGTCCGTTGAGCAGACGTAGCCTTCCGGCTTATTGAGCATGAAGTAGCGCGGACCGTGCTGCTGGGTCAGCGGATTGCCGTCATACTCCACCTGATGGTCAGGTTGCAGTTTGAACGCGCTGTCTCTCACAATATCGCCATCCACGGTAACGCGGCTGGCGCGAATTTCACGCCCGGCAATAGCGCGGCTTACGCCGAGTTGCTGAGCGATAAACTTATCAAGTCGCATGAAATCTTTTTAGCCTTAATGGTGCTGGAAGTCGGACAACAGGTCCGAAAAAAGAAGCAGTCTGGAACGGTTCAGTATAATGGTCTGGTTGCGCCACTCAAGGGAAAAAGTTTCGTGGCATACTATGTGCGGAATAACGAAACCGAGACCCCATGACTTTTACACTTCGTCCCTATCAGCAGGAAGCCGTTGACGCCACCCTCGCCTGGTTCCGTAAACATCGCGAGCCGGCGGCGATTGTGCTCCCGACCGGCGCAGGCAAAAGCCTGGTCATCGCCGAACTGGCGCGTCTGGCCCGTGGTCGCGTGCTGGTGCTGGCGCACGTTAAAGAGCTCGTCGCGCAAAACCACGCCAAGTATTGTGCGCTTGGGCTGGAAGCCGATATTTTCGCCGCCGGGCTGAAGCGCAAAGAGAGCCACGGCAAAGTGGTTTTTGGCAGCGTGCAGTCGGTGGCGCGCAATCTGGACCTGTTTCGCAACGAATTTTCGCTGCTGATCGTCGACGAGTGTCACCGCATCAGCGATGACGACGACAGCCAGTACCAGCAAATCCTGGCTCACCTGAAAGCGGTGAATCCTCACCTGCGCCTGCTGGGCCTGACGGCGACCCCGTTTCGCCTGGGGAAAGGCTGGATCTATCGCTATCATTATCACGGCATGGTGCGCGGTGATGACAAGGCCCTGTTTAGCGACTGCATTTACGAACTTCCGCTGCGCTACATGATTAAACATGGCTACCTGACGCCGCCTGAACGGCTGGATATGCCGGTGGTGCAGTACGATTTCAGCCGTTTGCAGGCACAGAGCAACGGCTTATTCAGCGAAGCGGATCTCAATCAGGAGCTGAAAAAGCAGAAGCGTATTACGCCGCATATTATCAGCCAGATTGAGGAGTTCGCCGCGACGCGCAAGGGGGTAATGATCTTTGCCGCCACCGTTGAGCACGCGCGTGAAATCACCGGATTACTGCCCGCCGGCGACGCGGCGTTAATCACCGGCGAAACGCCCGGCCCGGAGCGCGACGGCCTGATTGACGCCTTTAAAGCCCAGCGGTTCCGCTATCTGGTAAACGTGTCGGTATTGACCACCGGCTTTGACGCCCCGCATGTCGACCTGATCGCCATTTTGCGCCCGACCGAATCGGTCAGTCTGTATCAGCAAATTGTTGGCCGCGGCCTGCGTCTGGCGCCGGGAAAAACCGACTGCCTGATTCTGGATTATGCCGGTAACCCCCACGATCTCTATACGCCTGAGGTCGGCGCGCCAAAAGGGAAAAGCGACAACGTGCCCGTGCAGGTCTTTTGCCCTGCCTGCGGGTTTGCCAACACCTTCTGGGGAAAAACCACCGCCGACGGTACGCTGATCGAACACTTTGGCCGCCGCTGTCAGGGCTGGTTTGAAGATGATGACGGGCATCGCGAGCAGTGCGATTTCCGCTTCCGGTTCAAAAACTGCCCGCAGTGCAACGCCGAAAACGACATTGCCGCCCGCCGCTGCCGGGAATGCGACGCGGTGCTGGTTGACCCGGACGACATGCTGAAAGCGGCGCTAAAGCTGAAAGATGCCCTGGTGCTGCGCTGTTCCGGCATGGCGCTGCAGCCCGGCGCCGATGAAAAAGGCGAGTGGTTGAAAATCACCTATTACGACGAAGACGGGGCGGACGTCAGCGAGCGCTTCCGGGTTCAGACGCCTGCCCAGCGAATGGCCTTCGAACAGCTGTTTATCCGCCCGCATACCCGCACGCCGGGCGTGCCCCTGCGCTGGATAACCGTGGCCGATATCGTGCGCCAGCAGGTGTTGTTGCGCCATCCGGATTTTGTCGTCGCCCGTAAGAAAGGCCAGTTCTGGCAGGTGCGCGAGAAGCTCTTTGACTACGAAGGTCGCTTCCGTCGCGCCAACGAATTGCGCGGTTAGCGGGACTTTTCATTGATGTGAGGGGCATTTGAGTATAAAATGCCGCCCGCTTCACATCCGTGAGGCAGAACACTCACCTGCTGCTGGGTCGCCTGTAGTAGGGTTTTAAATACAGAGAGAAATCAATGTTCACTATCGAAGCAGAAGTACGTAACGTGCAGGGTAAGGGTGCGAGCCGCCGCCTGCGTACCGCTAACAAGTTCCCGGCTATCGTTTACGGTGGCGAAGCTGCTCCAGTTGCAATCGAACTGGATCACGACAAACTGTGGAACCTGCAGACCAAAGCTGAATTCTACAGCGAAGTTCTGACCATCGTTGTTGGCGGTAAAGAAGAAAAAGTGAAAGTTCAGGCTGTTCAGCGTCACGCGTTCAAGCCAAAACTGACTCACATCGACTTCGTTCGCGCGTAATCGCAAACTTGTCGAAAAAAACCCCGCTTCTGCGGGGTTTTTTGTGCCTGCTATTTACCGCCCGAGGTGCGGCGCTGAAGCTGATCGCGCAGATTCGGCGGCGTACCTTTAATGGTCAGCGTATCGGTGGCCGGATCCCAGAAAATACGTTCCCCCAGCAGCATCGCATCAAAGTTGATGGTTAACCCGCCGCCGCTACCCGCAAACTTGGTTAACTGACGCAGCGTGCTGCGATCCGCCGGGAAGCTCTCTTCAAGCTCATAGCCCTTCTCTGCGGTAAATTCCTGGAAGCTGACTTCGCTGACGCCCGCCAGCTCTTTTGACAGGGACTCCAGCTCGATCTCCTCCCCTGCCTGCAGCTGTTCGTTGCAGTAGCTGTAGACCTGCTGACGCACGGTCTGGCGCTCAGATTTATCGAGCTGCGCTTCAGCCGTGAAGTCGTCAACCGCCTGGAGCA is a window of Enterobacter cloacae complex sp. ECNIH7 DNA encoding:
- the rsuA gene encoding 16S rRNA pseudouridine(516) synthase RsuA; translated protein: MRLDKFIAQQLGVSRAIAGREIRASRVTVDGDIVRDSAFKLQPDHQVEYDGNPLTQQHGPRYFMLNKPEGYVCSTDDPDHPTVLYFLDEPVAHKLHAAGRLDIDTTGLVLMTDDGQWSHRITSPRHHCEKTYLVTLESPVSDDTAEQFTKGVQLHNEKDLTKPAVLEVIAPTEVRLTISEGRYHQVKRMFAAVGNHVVGLHRERIGAIELDPDLAPGEYRPLTEEEIASVGLPSH
- a CDS encoding YejG family protein, with product MNTLQLSIVHRLPQSYRWSTGFAGSKVEPIPQNVTGCENCLVALKLLSPSDENAWRVMERLSQALTDIEVDSSVLECEGEPCLFVKSQDEFAATCRLKNFGVAIAEPFSGQYPF
- the yejF gene encoding microcin C ABC transporter ATP-binding protein YejF is translated as MTQPLLSIDNLSIAFSKQGETRTVVTDLSLQIQTGETLALVGESGSGKSVSALSILRLLPSPPVSYPQGDILFHGSSLLHADEHTLRGIRGNKIAMIFQEPMVSLNPLHSLEKQLYEVLSLHRGMRKEAARGEILDCLERTGIRNAAKRLNDFPHQLSGGERQRVMIAMALLTRPELLIADEPTTALDVTVQAQILTLLRELRDELNMSLLFITHNLSIVRKLADSVAVMQNGRCVEQDTASTLLSAPQHPYTQRLLDSEPSGDPVPLKADSTPLLRVEDLSVSFPIRKGILRRIVDQNPVLKHIRFSLRPGESLGLVGESGSGKSTTGLALLRLITSQGEIFFDDMPLHRWNRRQMLPVRPRMQVVFQDPNSSLNPRLSVLQIIEEGLRVHQPGLNAQQREQEVMRVMAEVSLDAGTRHRYPAEFSGGQRQRIAIARALILKPELIILDEPTSSLDRTVQAQILALLKGLQEKHRLAYIFISHDLQVVRALCHQVIVLRQGEVVEQGECQRVFSAPTQRYTRQLLSAD
- a CDS encoding ABC transporter permease, whose product is MPRLSPVNQARWARFRHNRRGYWSLWIFAVLFALSMCSELIANDKPLLVHFNDRWYVPVIANYSESDFGGPFATPAEYQDPWLRQQIEQHGWALWAPVRFGANSINFATTTPFPSPPSAQNWLGTDANGGDVLARILYGTRISLLFGLMLTIFSSVMGVVAGAVQGYYGGKIDLWGQRVIEVWSGMPTLFLIILLSSVVQPGFWWLLGITVLFGWMALVGVVRAEFLRTRNFDYIRAAQALGVSDRGIIFRHMLPNAVVATLTFLPFILCSSITTLTSLDFLGFGLPLGSPSLGELLLQGKNNLQAPWLGIAAFLSVAVLLSLLIFIGEAVRDAFDPNKAV
- a CDS encoding Bcr/CflA family multidrug efflux MFS transporter — protein: MTTRPHSSFKIVFILGLLAMLMPLSIDMYLPALPVISAQFGVPAGSAQMTLSTYILGFALGQLFYGPMADSLGRKPVILGGTLVFAAAAVACALAQTIDHLIIMRFFHGLAAAAASVVINALMRDIYPKEEFSRMMSFVMLVTTIAPLVAPMAGGAVLVWFSWHVIFWILALAALLASAMIFFFIDETLPVERRQKFHIRTTIGNFASLFRHKRVLSYMLASGFSFAGMFSFLSAGPFVYIELNHVSPQHFGYYFALNIVFLFIMTIINSRFVRRVGALNMFRAGLWIQFVMAIWLVVSAFLGVGFWALVVGVAAFVGCVSMVSSNAMAVILDEFPHMAGTASSLAGTFRFGIGAIVGALLSMATFTTAWPMLWAMAFCATSSILFYLYASRPRKAAH
- a CDS encoding DEAD/DEAH box helicase, with translation MTFTLRPYQQEAVDATLAWFRKHREPAAIVLPTGAGKSLVIAELARLARGRVLVLAHVKELVAQNHAKYCALGLEADIFAAGLKRKESHGKVVFGSVQSVARNLDLFRNEFSLLIVDECHRISDDDDSQYQQILAHLKAVNPHLRLLGLTATPFRLGKGWIYRYHYHGMVRGDDKALFSDCIYELPLRYMIKHGYLTPPERLDMPVVQYDFSRLQAQSNGLFSEADLNQELKKQKRITPHIISQIEEFAATRKGVMIFAATVEHAREITGLLPAGDAALITGETPGPERDGLIDAFKAQRFRYLVNVSVLTTGFDAPHVDLIAILRPTESVSLYQQIVGRGLRLAPGKTDCLILDYAGNPHDLYTPEVGAPKGKSDNVPVQVFCPACGFANTFWGKTTADGTLIEHFGRRCQGWFEDDDGHREQCDFRFRFKNCPQCNAENDIAARRCRECDAVLVDPDDMLKAALKLKDALVLRCSGMALQPGADEKGEWLKITYYDEDGADVSERFRVQTPAQRMAFEQLFIRPHTRTPGVPLRWITVADIVRQQVLLRHPDFVVARKKGQFWQVREKLFDYEGRFRRANELRG
- the rplY gene encoding 50S ribosomal protein L25, encoding MFTIEAEVRNVQGKGASRRLRTANKFPAIVYGGEAAPVAIELDHDKLWNLQTKAEFYSEVLTIVVGGKEEKVKVQAVQRHAFKPKLTHIDFVRA